One Mycobacteroides salmoniphilum DNA segment encodes these proteins:
- a CDS encoding MarR family winged helix-turn-helix transcriptional regulator, whose translation MVSADNSDPGAPLGYLLTRTTALLRRHATAGLEPLGLSLSAFICMQILHADPGSSNSQLARKARVSRQAMCDVLQQLQDEGLVTRPISAEQGRTLPASLTRKGLQRLDMARQEVTCAEHRVTVALTDEERGQLRLLLAQLSMPPDT comes from the coding sequence GTGGTATCGGCGGATAACAGCGATCCGGGAGCGCCGCTCGGTTATCTACTCACCCGCACCACGGCGCTCCTGCGGCGACACGCGACTGCGGGGCTGGAACCCCTCGGCCTGTCCCTGTCGGCCTTTATCTGTATGCAGATTCTGCACGCGGACCCTGGATCGTCCAACTCTCAGCTTGCCCGTAAGGCACGCGTGAGCAGACAGGCGATGTGCGATGTGCTGCAACAGCTTCAGGACGAGGGTCTCGTCACGCGGCCAATATCCGCCGAACAGGGCCGGACACTGCCCGCCTCCCTCACCCGGAAAGGGTTACAGCGTCTTGACATGGCACGCCAAGAAGTCACGTGCGCGGAACATCGAGTAACGGTCGCTCTGACCGACGAGGAGCGTGGGCAGCTTAGATTGCTTCTGGCGCAACTGAGTATGCCGCCGGACACATGA
- a CDS encoding ACP S-malonyltransferase yields MFAMVMPGQGAQRKGMITPWLDAAGSARIDEFSEAADLDLRHYGSEAENDEITDTAIAQPLIVATSLLVFERLRDELRLPDRMIFAGHSVGELAAAAAAGAITTRDAVRLARLRGLAMRRACDHEPTGMAAVVGGGLCDVTRAVEELGLFVANVNGPGQVVAAGRLDELDHLRAHPPADTQVKLLQVAGAFHSPYMAAAEAEFGAALDSAAVVTARHPLLSNADGALVTGPLDLKHRLVRQLTRQVRWDLCAQSFRQYRADIRIELGKGALSGLTRREKPAPQAIQASAPESITLVREALAQRENVSGSIGPRLAS; encoded by the coding sequence ATGTTTGCCATGGTGATGCCGGGACAAGGTGCTCAACGCAAAGGCATGATTACGCCCTGGCTGGATGCTGCCGGGTCGGCTCGGATCGACGAATTCTCGGAAGCCGCTGATCTTGATCTGCGCCACTATGGTTCGGAGGCCGAGAACGACGAGATTACCGACACCGCGATAGCTCAGCCGCTCATCGTCGCTACCTCGCTGCTGGTTTTCGAGCGCCTTCGCGACGAGCTGAGGCTGCCGGACCGGATGATTTTCGCCGGCCATTCAGTGGGGGAGCTGGCTGCTGCGGCGGCCGCCGGTGCCATCACTACGCGCGATGCCGTCCGGCTGGCCAGGCTTCGCGGTCTGGCAATGCGCCGTGCCTGTGACCACGAACCCACAGGTATGGCGGCAGTGGTCGGTGGTGGCCTGTGCGACGTGACCCGCGCGGTGGAGGAGCTGGGCTTGTTCGTGGCGAATGTGAACGGTCCAGGACAAGTGGTGGCGGCAGGCCGACTCGACGAGCTGGATCACCTGCGGGCCCACCCGCCGGCCGACACCCAGGTGAAATTGCTGCAGGTGGCTGGGGCCTTCCATTCTCCCTACATGGCGGCCGCCGAGGCGGAATTCGGTGCGGCATTGGACAGCGCCGCGGTGGTGACAGCCCGGCATCCGCTGTTGTCGAACGCTGACGGCGCACTCGTCACCGGGCCGCTGGATCTCAAACACCGGCTGGTCCGGCAGTTGACTCGCCAGGTGCGATGGGATCTTTGCGCCCAGTCGTTTCGCCAGTACCGTGCGGACATTCGTATTGAATTGGGCAAGGGGGCACTCAGCGGGCTGACTCGTCGGGAAAAGCCGGCGCCACAAGCAATTCAAGCATCGGCGCCGGAAAGCATCACGCTGGTTCGGGAAGCACTTGCTCAGCGGGAGAACGTGTCTGGATCCATCGGGCCCCGCCTGGCATCGTGA
- a CDS encoding malonic semialdehyde reductase, whose protein sequence is MGAQGILALPAAAQDLLFREARTANTFTDEPVSDEQMQAIYELIKFGPTSMNQQPLRIVLVRSGEARSRLAMHLIGANQAKTLAAPLVAILAADLNFHDELRTQFPHLPEAKDYFADADARAASARTNALIQVGYIILGIRAAGLAAGPMTGFDADAVDQEFFPDGVHQSLVVVNIGKPGPDAWHPRLPRLAYDDVVTSV, encoded by the coding sequence CTGGGGGCTCAGGGAATTCTGGCATTGCCTGCCGCCGCGCAGGACCTGCTGTTCCGTGAGGCCCGCACCGCCAATACCTTCACCGATGAGCCGGTCTCCGACGAGCAGATGCAGGCCATCTACGAGCTGATCAAGTTTGGTCCGACATCGATGAATCAGCAGCCGCTTCGCATTGTCTTGGTGCGTTCCGGCGAAGCACGGTCGCGGCTGGCCATGCATTTGATTGGCGCCAACCAGGCTAAGACCCTCGCAGCCCCTTTGGTGGCAATTTTGGCCGCCGACTTGAATTTTCACGATGAGTTGCGTACTCAGTTCCCGCATCTTCCCGAAGCCAAGGACTACTTCGCAGACGCCGATGCGCGTGCCGCGTCGGCGAGAACCAATGCGTTGATCCAGGTTGGCTACATCATTCTGGGTATCCGCGCCGCCGGTCTGGCCGCGGGACCGATGACGGGATTCGATGCGGATGCCGTTGACCAAGAGTTTTTCCCCGACGGGGTGCACCAATCCCTGGTCGTGGTGAATATCGGCAAGCCCGGGCCAGATGCCTGGCACCCGAGGCTGCCTCGCCTCGCTTATGACGATGTCGTCACTTCGGTCTAG
- a CDS encoding SDR family NAD(P)-dependent oxidoreductase: MTSTTTRKVALITGATSGMGLTIAQHLAKQDFAVFLCARSEESLSQTIKQLETDGYEADGVTCDVTSPEQIRAYVAAAVDRFGPVDILVNNAGRNGGGITKDITDELWFDVINTNLNSVFLMTKAALTTGGMLDQGWGRIINIASTGGKQGVLHGAPYSASKHGMVGFTKALGLELAKTGVTVNAVCPGFVETPMAERVRETYATLWGVDAEEAGKRVAARVPIGRYVDTEEVAAMVDYLISPGANAVTAQALNVCGGLGNY, translated from the coding sequence ATGACTTCGACAACGACTCGTAAAGTTGCTCTCATCACCGGCGCGACCAGCGGCATGGGTTTGACGATCGCGCAGCATTTGGCGAAACAGGATTTCGCGGTGTTCCTCTGTGCCCGTAGCGAGGAGTCGCTCAGCCAGACCATCAAACAACTAGAGACCGACGGCTATGAGGCCGACGGCGTGACCTGTGATGTCACCTCGCCCGAGCAGATACGCGCTTATGTCGCCGCCGCTGTGGATCGCTTTGGGCCGGTGGACATATTGGTCAACAACGCCGGGCGCAACGGCGGCGGCATTACCAAAGACATCACCGACGAACTGTGGTTCGACGTCATCAACACCAATCTCAACAGCGTTTTCCTGATGACCAAGGCGGCACTCACCACCGGTGGGATGCTCGACCAGGGCTGGGGCCGAATCATCAACATTGCCTCGACCGGCGGCAAGCAGGGTGTCCTGCACGGCGCACCGTACTCGGCGTCCAAGCATGGAATGGTCGGATTCACCAAGGCATTGGGGCTCGAATTGGCGAAGACCGGTGTGACGGTTAACGCCGTATGCCCGGGATTCGTCGAGACGCCGATGGCCGAACGGGTTCGTGAGACCTACGCCACCTTGTGGGGTGTTGACGCCGAGGAAGCCGGCAAGCGGGTCGCCGCTCGCGTACCCATCGGGCGATACGTGGACACCGAAGAGGTAGCGGCGATGGTCGACTACTTGATCAGTCCCGGCGCCAATGCGGTGACCGCTCAGGCCCTCAATGTCTGTGGCGGCCTGGGTAACTACTGA
- a CDS encoding lipocalin-like domain-containing protein, which translates to MRPDHFVGQWRLESYYDLDESGATSEGPLGQSPIGLLYYGAEGALSVSMMRGQPVPGAVPFMGYAGHWRVDGPLVLHQISVCSNPAWAGTVQTRQYDFDGDTLTLIGALHEGGKQQRRILAWRRVQ; encoded by the coding sequence TTGCGGCCCGATCACTTTGTGGGGCAGTGGCGGCTGGAATCCTATTACGATCTCGACGAGAGCGGTGCCACCAGCGAGGGGCCGCTTGGTCAATCGCCGATCGGTCTGCTCTATTACGGGGCTGAAGGTGCGTTGTCGGTCAGCATGATGCGCGGCCAACCAGTGCCCGGCGCGGTCCCGTTCATGGGATACGCCGGGCACTGGCGTGTTGACGGACCGCTAGTGCTGCACCAGATTTCGGTGTGCTCCAACCCTGCCTGGGCCGGCACCGTGCAGACACGCCAGTACGACTTCGATGGCGATACGCTGACGTTGATCGGTGCACTCCACGAGGGCGGAAAGCAGCAGCGGCGCATCCTTGCCTGGCGGCGGGTTCAGTAG
- a CDS encoding alpha/beta fold hydrolase: MTTYVLVHGAFHGGWCWDRLTPILEAAGHEVYAPSLTGLGDRAAELGPEVGLDAHVSDIAGLIADEDLTDVVLVGHSYAGIVITAVADQIPSRIALLVYLDTFVAHDGEAVADILPVNVQAFADAAQAEGDGWRVPVAGMPPGVEGCYGVTDEPDLSWLRSMQSPQSLRTFTDVLRLGNPAQRQSVPRAHIHCSGGGEAWTSLRKQLMPRSYPPAGEPMRELETGHDAMITKPDELAAVLDDLVTAHARSGSTHALR; this comes from the coding sequence ATGACGACATATGTATTGGTACACGGCGCATTTCATGGAGGGTGGTGCTGGGATCGGCTGACCCCGATTCTCGAGGCAGCCGGCCACGAGGTCTATGCACCCTCGCTGACCGGGCTGGGCGACAGGGCCGCTGAGCTGGGCCCGGAGGTGGGGCTGGACGCTCACGTGAGTGATATCGCCGGGCTGATCGCGGACGAGGACCTGACCGATGTGGTATTGGTGGGGCACAGCTACGCGGGGATTGTCATCACGGCCGTCGCCGACCAGATCCCCTCCCGCATAGCCCTACTGGTGTATCTGGACACGTTCGTCGCACACGACGGCGAGGCTGTCGCCGATATCCTCCCGGTCAACGTGCAGGCCTTCGCGGATGCGGCGCAGGCCGAAGGTGACGGCTGGCGTGTGCCGGTGGCTGGCATGCCTCCCGGGGTGGAAGGCTGCTATGGGGTGACCGACGAGCCCGATCTGAGCTGGCTGCGGTCGATGCAGAGCCCGCAGTCCTTACGCACCTTCACCGACGTGCTGCGGCTGGGCAATCCGGCGCAGCGGCAGAGTGTCCCGAGGGCGCACATTCATTGCTCCGGCGGCGGTGAGGCATGGACGTCCCTGCGTAAGCAGTTGATGCCACGTTCTTATCCACCGGCCGGGGAACCAATGCGCGAACTGGAAACAGGCCATGATGCCATGATCACCAAGCCTGACGAACTGGCCGCGGTGCTTGATGACCTGGTTACGGCGCACGCCCGCAGCGGATCCACTCATGCACTGCGGTGA
- a CDS encoding FAD-dependent oxidoreductase, with protein MPGVAVDVCVIGGGPAGLMAGLLLARFGLDVTVLEKHADFLRDFRGDTVHPSTLQAMDELGLINQFLDLPHAKAETLPIATDSGQLLFADFRALPGKYRYLAFMPQWDVLNFIASAARRYPGFQLLQQVQATELIHDGEGVVGVRANGPDGVLQIRATLVIAADGRRSLVRTTGSLDLAASTAPMDVLWFRVSREAADVIPAVRSGKGYFIVCLNREHYWQVAYMIPKGGYDQTRRDGIDALRAAIARIYPVFAGRLAEELRDWSSFHLLDVRVDRLRHWYRPGLLAIGDAAHAMSPAGGVGINLAVQDAIAAARLLGPVLAAGATPSIAQLARVQRRREYPVRIVQWAQLHLLADLYPTAGRPPAERPLLIRLIRAFPVLPRLIARVIGQGLRPESVPPPLVGAQSESMEA; from the coding sequence ATGCCTGGCGTAGCCGTCGATGTCTGCGTGATCGGCGGAGGTCCGGCGGGGCTGATGGCCGGTCTGCTGCTGGCCCGGTTCGGTCTGGATGTCACTGTCCTGGAGAAGCATGCGGACTTTCTCCGCGACTTCCGCGGCGACACAGTTCACCCGTCGACTCTGCAGGCGATGGATGAGCTGGGACTGATCAACCAGTTCCTCGATCTGCCCCATGCCAAGGCTGAAACACTGCCGATAGCAACCGATTCCGGTCAGCTTCTCTTCGCCGATTTCCGGGCTCTACCCGGCAAATACCGGTATCTCGCGTTCATGCCGCAATGGGATGTACTGAACTTCATTGCCTCCGCCGCCCGTCGATACCCGGGATTTCAACTTTTACAACAGGTTCAGGCCACCGAACTGATCCACGATGGTGAGGGCGTGGTGGGTGTGCGGGCCAACGGTCCCGACGGCGTGCTGCAGATACGCGCCACACTGGTCATCGCCGCAGACGGGCGGCGTTCACTGGTGCGGACCACCGGTTCACTTGATCTTGCCGCCTCCACGGCACCGATGGATGTGTTGTGGTTCCGGGTGAGCCGCGAAGCGGCAGATGTGATTCCGGCGGTGCGCAGTGGCAAGGGGTACTTCATCGTCTGCCTCAACCGTGAACACTATTGGCAAGTCGCGTACATGATCCCCAAGGGGGGCTATGACCAGACGCGTCGTGATGGCATCGACGCACTGCGGGCCGCGATCGCACGGATCTATCCGGTATTCGCCGGCAGGCTGGCTGAGGAGCTGCGCGACTGGAGCAGCTTTCATCTCCTCGATGTACGCGTGGACCGATTGCGGCACTGGTACCGGCCCGGGCTGCTGGCGATCGGTGATGCCGCACATGCCATGTCGCCGGCGGGCGGTGTCGGTATCAATCTCGCCGTGCAGGATGCCATTGCCGCGGCACGCCTACTGGGCCCGGTGCTCGCTGCCGGCGCCACGCCGTCGATAGCTCAGCTGGCTCGTGTGCAACGCCGGCGTGAGTATCCGGTGCGGATAGTGCAGTGGGCCCAGTTGCATCTGCTGGCCGACCTCTATCCGACCGCCGGCCGTCCACCCGCCGAGCGGCCGCTCCTGATACGGCTGATCCGCGCTTTTCCCGTGCTACCCCGGCTTATCGCGCGGGTCATAGGCCAAGGCCTGCGGCCCGAATCCGTACCCCCGCCGCTGGTGGGGGCGCAGTCAGAATCCATGGAGGCATAA